In a genomic window of Meleagris gallopavo isolate NT-WF06-2002-E0010 breed Aviagen turkey brand Nicholas breeding stock chromosome 1, Turkey_5.1, whole genome shotgun sequence:
- the MGST1 gene encoding microsomal glutathione S-transferase 1 → MAKSTQLIDNEVFRAYATYAAIVLVKMMLMSLVTAYFRITRKAFANPEDTASFGKGDSAKKFLRTDADVERVRRGHLNDLENIVPFFGIGLLYALCGPDLSTALLHFRIFAGARIFHTFAYLIPLPQPSRGLSWAVGYAVTISMAYKVLSKALYL, encoded by the exons ATGGCTAAATCGACCCAGCTAATTGACAATGAAGTCTTCCGTGCTTACGCTACTTATGCAGCTATTGTTCTTGTAAAAATGATGCTTATGAGCCTTGTAACTGCATACTTCAGAATCACAAGAAAG GCATTTGCCAACCCAGAAGATACAGCATCATTTGGTAAAGGTGATAGTGCTAAAAAATTCCTGCGGACTGATGCAGATGTTGAACGTGTACGCAG AGGCCACCTGAATGACCTTGAAAACATTGTCCCATTTTTTGGCATTGGATTGCTGTATGCTCTTTGTGGCCCTGATCTATCCACGGCCTTGCTGCATTTTAGGATCTTCGCAGGGGCAAGGATCTTTCACACTTTCGCATACTTGATCCCTCTTCCCCAGCCCAGCAGAGGTTTGTCTTGGGCAGTTGGGTATGCAGTTACCATCTCAATGGCATACAAAGTGCTGAGTAAAGCACTGTACCTGTAG